The DNA region ACGGGGTTTTAGCCATTCACTACCTGGTAGGAACACCTGAACCTCCAGCACAGACACCAAGCGCATATTTGAGGTGTTTTCTTCTCATTCTCTCATCTCTGCTCCCTCAGGGTAAGAACTTTGTAGGCGACCTGCTGAATGATGGCAAAATCCGCTGGGTGGAGACGGGTCAGATCTTCAACTCCCCCAGTGCTTGGGCGACGCACTGTAAACGCCTGGTCAACCCAGCCAAGAAGTCCGGATGTGGCTGGGCCTCCGTACGCTACCGGGGCCAGAAGCTGGTCCAGTACAAAACCACCTGGCTGCACAAGTACCAGCCCAGTGCCGACATGGTGAGAGGACGAGGAGTCTGTGCTGCACGGCTGGTATGAGGACCCAAAGGCATCAGTGTTTTTCACCTGTGTTGCCAGAGTCTGGTGAGCGAGGAGGATGATgacgaggatgaagaggaagggaaGACCGCTGTACAagcagaggagaaaaacaagaacGGCAAACCTGGGTTAAACggtaacccccccccaccccacacacacacacacacgcttatctcccctctcctctcaaCCAGCCGCAGTAAATGATTCCCCTCCACTGTTACAGATGTGATGGTTTCACGGAGGACTGACCGGGAGAGAATCCCTGTCCGATACTGCACCCTGGGCACCAGAGATGCTGCCAAGTACCGTCTCCCACTGACCCACTGTCGCTTTATTTAACGCGAGCCCCGTGCTCTGTGCCCCTGCGGACGTAACCGACTCTCGCTTCTGTCCTCAGGGATCCACACACGCTGGTGGAGCTGTCGGCCTTCTCAGCCATCAACAGATTCCAGCCTTTCAACGTAGCTGTGTCCAGTAACGTTCTGCTGCTAATGGTGAGGAACGCTTCCTTTAAGGAATGAGATTTGAGAATAACAGCTGCCTAATAAACTGCTGCTTGCACCCATCAGGACTTCCACTGTCACCTGACCACCAGCGAGGTGGTGGGATACCTGGGAGGACGATGGGACACCAACACACAATGTGAGGGGACCCCCGAAGTTTATGAGTTATATAAAAAGTTAATAATGACGAGAACGGATTAACCCAAACTcttcctctgttctgttttcagtgCTGACCGTCTTAAGGGCCTTCCCCTGTCGGACCAGGCTGGCGGACAGAGAATCTGCCTccgctgtggaggaggaggtaacACAAATCGCCTCATCACAAAGCAGGCAGGTCAAAGACACTGTAGCTGCTCACTACTCCGGCGCTTTACTCTCGTCCAGATTTGTCAGAACCTGTTCTTGCGCGGCCTGTCGTTGGTGGGCTGGTACCACAGCCACCCCCGAGGTCCGGCTCTGCCGTCGCTGCAGGACATCGACTCCCAGATGGACCATCAGCTGAAGCTTCAGGGTTCCAACAATGGCTTCCAGCCCTGCCTCGGGATCATCTGTGGTGAGTGATCAGGTAAAGGAAAGTCAATCTCTACTCATCAGGCTGATTTAACCCAACcaagcttttttttctccttccatCCAGGTCCAtattaccatggcaaccaagGTGTGGCCTCTACAATAACCCCATTCTGGGTCGTACCACCGCCTGAGGTGAGGACTCTGTTACGTGATTGACTTAAACAGGTAAATTCATTGCTCAACATTCTCATTGTCTTCTTTCCTTCAGCAACGGCCCAACGACTACGGCATCCCAGTGGCTGTGGAGGTCACCTACGTACAGGACAACTTCCTGACCAGCGACGTTCTCAATGAGATGGTGATATCTGCAGATAAAGAAACACTTATTTTTGGATAAATGTGCTGTAAATGAGTCTAAAAGTTTCgactctgctttttttttcccaacagATGCTGCTGGTTGATTACTACAGGGCAGCTCCTGACCTCGTCCAGTTCAACCAGTACTGGTGTCCTGACACAACCATGATGGACAAGATCAAGGTATGGTGACACACACGCGAGCTGTGAAACGTGGGCCGCTGCCGCCTGACTGACCAAACCCCCTCCCTCAGGGCTCTCTGAGCTGCCATGCGCCCAAAGACCAGGCCTACTCCCAGATCCTGGAGCACGTCTACAGTCAGCTGAGCGGCATGCAGTGAGCGGAGCCGCTGCACGTTAGCACGCGGCTGCCCTGCGCCTCACGTCGACACATTTCAACAAGCTTTTTGAGTGTAGCACAAGGCCGAGAGCAGGCGGTGACGTCTTCACAAATATGTAGATGCCTTGTATCTGTCATACTTGAGCGACTATTTAATttttgacacacaaacacacggcacTGGCTCAGAAAGCAGCAGTTgtgttacagtagatgctgcAGGAGCCTGTCAGGCTAACTGGCCTCCCCACCGTCACACATGGACCTATGGCCAGACATCTACAGCCTAAACGGTGTTGAGTTTGCCTTTATAGACGACACCAACGGATCCACCAGTGGTTAGACAAGAAACTgaagacaaacaggaaaataTACCACAGTAAATGTATGCGTTTGAGCTGTTGTTAAGGCGAGTTGTGCGGCTGCAGGTAAATCCCTTGTGCCAAGCGGTTTTTAAACGGACCAGTGTGTGTGCTATGTTGTGACTGTGCCCCTCTACTGTCTCCCCGTCAGGTCACGAGGCAACCGTCCTGTTGGTCAGGACGGAGACTCGCTTCCTTTTTAcctgtactgtatttattactAACTGTGGACTGTGTGATGTACATGTATGAAGACTTATGCCTTAAGCCTGCTGATTACACAAAGCATTAAAATCTACACACTGGAACTAATGAAACACGTGTCCATACAGTTTATGCTTAGACCCAGAAAAAACTCttaatgtttgtgttctttgtggCATCAACTCAAATATATGAAACCTCTAATATATGattaataaacacacaatactgtttacttttatttattttaagaagAGGGAAGGTGAAGACCAGATAAGAAAGAAGCATGTACAAATACTTTGACAATAATAGACAAAATATTGTGGTTAAAATTCAGCACTAAGTAAAAAGGCAACTTAAATCTAAGACATACAATTAGATGTAATAAGACTACATGCAAAGATTATTTGAAAAAGtttgtatataaaaataatactaCAAAGAGGATGACTTCATTCGTTTCAGAAAGAGCATTTAAGGTggattaaacaaacacatagcCCTTTAAGAAAGGAAATGAGTGAGACGTTGTTcagaacattaaaaaaacaaaaacacagttccCACTGATGGTCTGCTGATGAACGCCACGTTATCTGTCCAGGAAACTGCCTGTAGTGTCAGAatgtgcacacatgcatttcATATTGATACAGCAAAAGTGCCAGTGGCTAGAAATCAAACCCAATAGCAGAAAACCTTCCAATAGTTCTTTTCACCATTTTACACTAGGTTTTGGTTTCTGTATTAGTCACGTTACGTTTCCTCCCTTATTTTCCAAAGGCACTGAAACAAAGCTACCAAGACCTCATGGTAAAACCAAGAAGCATCACCTCCTACAGTCTTTTCACTTTGCCCTGAAGTTGATATGATCATTAAAATGTAGTTAGATCAGAGTTGTAAACAGACAAGGAGCTTAGGAGTGGGAGAAGTGTTTGATGGCATGGAGTCGGTTAAATATAGGACCCGCTATATAAGAGCACACATCTGTAATTCAGAATTAAAACTTTTCTACAGAACATTCAATATCATCTTGACTAACAGTAAACATTTGGTAATTAATAATGTTTGGTAGCAGAAATTCTCCAAATTAATAAAACAGGGACAATAGCCTATGATTATTTCTCCCTTTCACTCCAGGTCGTTCCCTCACACTGTACAGCTACGATGGACCTTAGTCCATCTTCAGGTGTGGACACTGACTAAACCCCAAACAAGAAACCAGCCTCGTCTGATCAGATTAAACTAGAGTCTACATCAGCTCATGACTCTAACAAACTAAGTCAGTCATCACAATCACAGGGACAGACTAAACTTCAAAGCACAGATGTGTTTCACACTCTCAAAGACACAAGGGTGGACAGAAAGTCATGTGGGACAGGAAGCGAATCGCTGCCAGCAGCGTTGTCTAGTCAGGCACTGGATGGAGCGAGCAGACACCTTAAAACGGGTCAACAGACTGAAAAGAGAAGTCGCGTGCCAAAACGAAGAATATATGGCTGTGTTACGGAAGAATCAGCGCTTAAAACAAGCACTACATGATATGTTGCCGTTGTAATTCATCAAGGCTTTTTGGCTCCGTCTGCTACGCTGAACACACTTATCAGACACCCAGTGTTTCTAGCTGATAAACACATGGCTGCCGCATGTGACAAAAAGGTGCACTGACTGCTTTTACTTTGGGCATTTGTGTAATGGTTGCGTAAATCtgtcacaaacaacacaaacaaacacacacaaacacacacacacacacacacacacacacacacacacacacacacacacacacacacacacacacacacacacacacacacacacacacacacacacacacacacacacacacaaatctcatTCTAGGACCAAGGTGCAATAAACATTTCTCACATATTCCGTAAGCAGATTTAAGTTTGAAGACAACTGCCATAAGTTTGAACTACACAAATGAAAATACTGAAATGATACAATGAAGCCACTGTGTCAGGTCTGTGTCCTGTGCAGTGACCAAAGTTACACATACAAAaaggtcaaaacacaaaaacatgaaaatagTCTAAACCACAACTCCAAGGAAAGTTTTGGCTCATGTTTCTCATTAAAACTGTAAAGCAGTATTTGTTTAGATGCAACCACTAAACTATTTCTATAAAACTGTAGCTGAGTTTAATTTAGATAAAAGTACTTTTCAGTCACACCAGTAGGTGGCATCAAGAGATGATCTTCAGTCCATGTAGGGACAAAGATTTCAGTTCATAAATGTGTGGACTTGCAGTCGTTAACACAAGGTTTGCTGTGAGGTCTGAATTGGCCTCTCCAGTCTGAAAACTGTTAAACAACCTGAGTTACAACCAGACTATTCACTGATGGACCCCATGTTATCAGAGTCACCAGATTTAACAcaaattatttattgtgttgGTAATTTGTGGTTAAGCAAAACTAGATTTGAATGTCTGATCAGGAAGTCACAAGGAAATGTTTCTGACTGACAGGTAATAAGTGTCCATCTTGGTCTGCATCCTTACGTTTGGTGGAACAACGTGACGTTGTTTATACTTTGTGATGCCTCCTCCTGAACTAACGAAAGACAAAAAGTGCTGATCTGCAATGACAACATGGGCGGTGGGGTTGAAAATGGATCGTTTGCGGACCACGTCCTGGCTTCAACTTCCTTTATCTTTACCAGTCCTgcttcgctcctcctcctcttcatcagtttCCACTCTTCTAGTATTAGTGTGGCAGTGGAACAAGAACCTCCACATAGTTGAGAGGGAAGAACCCTGACTGGCCATTCAGCATGCCTTCATACCAGTTCTCGTCGATCTGATTGGTCAGGATGATGATGTCTCCCTCGTGGAAGCCCAGCTCT from Betta splendens chromosome 4, fBetSpl5.4, whole genome shotgun sequence includes:
- the mpnd gene encoding MPN domain-containing protein isoform X2; amino-acid sequence: MPVNHSPDTIGQCSTTQATAGASVAERIREIRPELSPSQPSASGNEPLLTGLGLQALSDMGSEPPSSPQVVEDGGEEDEEELSGGEEADMRSSSGRGSLLTRRGITLRVLLKDGLVEPGDGVLAIHYLGKNFVGDLLNDGKIRWVETGQIFNSPSAWATHCKRLVNPAKKSGCGWASVRYRGQKLVQYKTTWLHKYQPSADMSLVSEEDDDEDEEEGKTAVQAEEKNKNGKPGLNDVMVSRRTDRERIPVRYCTLGTRDAAKDPHTLVELSAFSAINRFQPFNVAVSSNVLLLMDFHCHLTTSEVVGYLGGRWDTNTQLLTVLRAFPCRTRLADRESASAVEEEICQNLFLRGLSLVGWYHSHPRGPALPSLQDIDSQMDHQLKLQGSNNGFQPCLGIICGPYYHGNQGVASTITPFWVVPPPEQRPNDYGIPVAVEVTYVQDNFLTSDVLNEMMLLVDYYRAAPDLVQFNQYWCPDTTMMDKIKGSLSCHAPKDQAYSQILEHVYSQLSGMQ
- the mpnd gene encoding MPN domain-containing protein isoform X1, yielding MPVNHSPDTIGQCSTTQATAGASVAERIREIRPELSPSQPSASGNEPLLTGLGLQALSDMDLMVTPDVPSGSEPPSSPQVVEDGGEEDEEELSGGEEADMRSSSGRGSLLTRRGITLRVLLKDGLVEPGDGVLAIHYLGKNFVGDLLNDGKIRWVETGQIFNSPSAWATHCKRLVNPAKKSGCGWASVRYRGQKLVQYKTTWLHKYQPSADMSLVSEEDDDEDEEEGKTAVQAEEKNKNGKPGLNDVMVSRRTDRERIPVRYCTLGTRDAAKDPHTLVELSAFSAINRFQPFNVAVSSNVLLLMDFHCHLTTSEVVGYLGGRWDTNTQLLTVLRAFPCRTRLADRESASAVEEEICQNLFLRGLSLVGWYHSHPRGPALPSLQDIDSQMDHQLKLQGSNNGFQPCLGIICGPYYHGNQGVASTITPFWVVPPPEQRPNDYGIPVAVEVTYVQDNFLTSDVLNEMMLLVDYYRAAPDLVQFNQYWCPDTTMMDKIKGSLSCHAPKDQAYSQILEHVYSQLSGMQ
- the mpnd gene encoding MPN domain-containing protein isoform X3 gives rise to the protein MDLMVTPDVPSGSEPPSSPQVVEDGGEEDEEELSGGEEADMRSSSGRGSLLTRRGITLRVLLKDGLVEPGDGVLAIHYLGKNFVGDLLNDGKIRWVETGQIFNSPSAWATHCKRLVNPAKKSGCGWASVRYRGQKLVQYKTTWLHKYQPSADMSLVSEEDDDEDEEEGKTAVQAEEKNKNGKPGLNDVMVSRRTDRERIPVRYCTLGTRDAAKDPHTLVELSAFSAINRFQPFNVAVSSNVLLLMDFHCHLTTSEVVGYLGGRWDTNTQLLTVLRAFPCRTRLADRESASAVEEEICQNLFLRGLSLVGWYHSHPRGPALPSLQDIDSQMDHQLKLQGSNNGFQPCLGIICGPYYHGNQGVASTITPFWVVPPPEQRPNDYGIPVAVEVTYVQDNFLTSDVLNEMMLLVDYYRAAPDLVQFNQYWCPDTTMMDKIKGSLSCHAPKDQAYSQILEHVYSQLSGMQ